A section of the Kribbella sp. HUAS MG21 genome encodes:
- a CDS encoding helix-turn-helix transcriptional regulator produces the protein MDRDGLAEFLRVRREALQPSDVGLPAGLRRRTPGLRREEVASLATMSTDYYTRLEQGRGPRPSRPVLTGLARALRLSDDERDHLFRLGGEQPGPPPGPPREVRSGVLRMLARLDVPGLVLDVKDDILAWNRLAAALITDFSALAPRDRNLLRLRFLNDSQAELFGADRTREFAREVAADLRAATSTYPDDPEIARLVRDLLAGSPEFAEIWARHEVGRQQSLCQTIFHPLVGRIDLICEVLVVPERDQRVVLYTAEPGSPSEEALRLLDVIGTQELTTPG, from the coding sequence GTGGATCGCGACGGGCTGGCCGAGTTCCTGCGGGTACGACGGGAGGCGCTGCAACCGTCCGACGTGGGCCTCCCCGCCGGACTGCGTCGTCGTACGCCGGGCCTCCGGCGCGAGGAGGTGGCGAGTCTCGCGACGATGTCGACCGACTACTACACCCGCCTGGAGCAGGGGCGCGGGCCGCGGCCGTCGCGCCCGGTGCTGACCGGTCTGGCCCGCGCGCTGCGGCTGTCCGACGACGAACGCGATCATCTGTTCCGGCTCGGCGGCGAGCAGCCCGGTCCGCCGCCGGGGCCGCCGCGTGAGGTGCGGTCCGGCGTACTGCGGATGCTCGCGCGGCTCGACGTACCGGGTCTGGTGCTGGACGTGAAGGACGACATCCTCGCCTGGAACCGGCTGGCGGCGGCGCTGATCACGGACTTCTCCGCGCTCGCGCCGCGGGACCGGAACCTGCTGCGACTGCGGTTCCTGAACGACAGCCAGGCGGAGCTGTTCGGCGCGGACCGGACCCGGGAGTTCGCGCGCGAGGTGGCGGCCGACCTGCGGGCGGCGACCAGCACGTACCCGGACGATCCGGAGATCGCGCGGCTGGTGCGGGACCTGCTCGCCGGCAGCCCGGAGTTCGCGGAGATCTGGGCGCGGCACGAGGTCGGCCGGCAGCAGTCGCTGTGCCAGACGATCTTCCATCCGCTGGTCGGCCGGATCGACCTGATCTGCGAGGTGCTGGTGGTGCCGGAGCGGGACCAGCGCGTGGTGCTCTACACGGCCGAGCCCGGGTCGCCGTCCGAGGAGGCGCTGCGGCTGCTCGACGTGATCGGGACCCAGGAGTTGACAACGCCGGGTTGA
- a CDS encoding glycoside hydrolase family 16 protein — translation MRKLLTSVLALGLLAVPLRAAEAAPPGQLVFADEFDGTAVDRTKWAIHSNAEADQCLGNKGNQQLEWHTWDALSVRDGKLTMTARKNNPAPGYEWSGALITTGQACGHEPSQSFAVRPGDYVETRLKLPSAKGFWPSTWTWNGNGSNEQDTYEFYSDNHHALYLTNHQSGGGSCTYRSPTDLTTDWHTIAQQLGPDETVWYLDGNEICRQGAYTGTGDALILDLFVYAKIPPTVTTESMQIDHVRVYRP, via the coding sequence ATGCGTAAGTTACTTACTTCAGTGCTCGCGCTCGGGCTGCTCGCCGTACCGCTGCGGGCCGCCGAGGCCGCGCCGCCCGGGCAACTGGTGTTCGCCGACGAGTTCGACGGTACGGCGGTCGACCGGACGAAGTGGGCGATCCACTCGAACGCGGAAGCCGACCAGTGCCTCGGCAACAAGGGCAACCAGCAGCTCGAGTGGCACACCTGGGACGCATTGTCGGTCCGCGACGGGAAGCTGACGATGACCGCGCGGAAGAACAACCCGGCTCCCGGGTACGAGTGGTCGGGCGCACTGATCACCACCGGCCAGGCGTGCGGGCACGAGCCGTCGCAATCGTTCGCCGTACGGCCCGGGGACTACGTTGAGACGCGACTGAAGCTGCCGTCCGCGAAGGGTTTCTGGCCGTCGACTTGGACGTGGAACGGGAACGGCTCCAACGAGCAGGACACGTACGAGTTCTACAGCGACAACCACCACGCGCTGTACCTCACCAACCACCAGTCCGGCGGCGGCAGCTGCACGTACCGGTCCCCCACCGACCTCACCACCGACTGGCACACGATCGCCCAGCAGCTCGGCCCCGACGAGACCGTCTGGTACCTCGACGGCAACGAAATCTGCCGCCAAGGCGCGTATACCGGCACCGGCGACGCTCTCATCCTCGACCTCTTCGTCTACGCCAAGATCCCGCCGACGGTCACCACCGAGTCGATGCAGATCGACCACGTCCGCGTCTACCGCCCATAA
- a CDS encoding CARDB domain-containing protein, with protein sequence MPRKILLRLLLAAVLLAAGLLAAPPALAANLTKTLSASSSLGEYPSGNAGDGNQNSYWESSNNAFPQWIQADLGGTKDVDQVTLKLPASWGPRTQTLTVQGSASGAAFSTLVSSTAYNFSSTNVVTIDFAAVSVRYVRLTFTANTGWPAAQLSEFELAGPGGGPVDPPTGTDLAAGKPIEASSSVFSFVASNANDGNLGTYWESNGFPSTLTVKLGANADVSSVVVKLNPDPIWGPRTQSIEVLGREQSATTFTSAVARANYQFDPAANSNTVTIPVTGRYAELRLQVFTNTGAPGGQVAELQVFGAAAPNPDLVVTAVDWSPASPSESTPITLSATVKNTGSAPAAASTLNFLLGGTVAGTANVGALAAGASTTVTANAGTRAQGNYTVAAVADPANAIVEQNDTNNTLQSPTQLTVAQAPGPDLQVTAITSNPANPAPGAQVSFTVAVNNRGTTAAAASTTRLTVGSTTLTGATGSIAAGATATVAISGTWTATNGGATVTATADAANTVDETNETNNILTKSVVVGRGAAVPYTSYEAEAGDYTGTLLTADAKRTFGHTNFATESSGRSSVRLNSSGQYVEFTSTVPTNSIVVRNSIPDSADGQGLQATISLYVNGTFKQKLSLSSRHSWLYGNTDAPEGLTNTPGGDARRLFDESHALLNQSYPAGTKFRLQRDAGDTAAYYIIDLVDLEQVAPPLPQPAGCTSITQYGAVPNDGIDDADAIQRAVTDDQNGVISCVWIPEGQWRQEKKILTDDPQNRGQFNQVGISNATIRGAGMWYAQLYSTIEPQNAGGINHPHEGNFGFDIDKNVQLSDIAIFGSGRIRGGDGNAEGGVALNGRFGTGTKISNVWIEHANVGAWVGRDYDNIPELWGPADGLEFSGMRIRDTYADGINFANGTRNSKVFNSSFRTTGDDALAVWSSKYVKDQSVDIGHDNAFTNNTIQLPWRANGVAIYGGYGNRIENNLIADTMNYPGIMLATDHDPLPFSGTTTIANNALYRCGGVFWGEAQEFGAITLFPANLPIPGVTIRDTEIHDSTYDGIQFKTGGGEMPNVQLTNVRIDKSNNGSGILAMGGARGSATLSNVTITNSRDGDILKEPGSTFTFTGQ encoded by the coding sequence ATGCCTCGGAAGATTTTGCTCCGGCTGCTCCTGGCGGCCGTGTTGCTCGCGGCCGGTCTGCTGGCTGCTCCACCGGCCCTCGCGGCCAACCTGACGAAGACCCTGAGTGCCAGCAGTTCGCTCGGTGAGTACCCGAGTGGCAACGCCGGCGACGGTAACCAGAACAGCTACTGGGAGAGCAGCAACAACGCGTTCCCGCAGTGGATTCAGGCCGACCTCGGTGGTACCAAGGACGTCGACCAGGTGACGCTCAAGCTGCCCGCCTCGTGGGGGCCGCGCACGCAGACGCTCACCGTCCAGGGCAGTGCGAGCGGCGCCGCGTTCAGCACGCTCGTCAGCAGTACGGCGTACAACTTCAGCAGCACCAATGTGGTGACGATCGACTTCGCCGCGGTCTCGGTGCGGTACGTCCGGCTGACCTTCACCGCGAACACCGGGTGGCCGGCCGCGCAACTGTCGGAGTTCGAGCTGGCCGGACCTGGTGGCGGGCCCGTCGATCCTCCGACCGGCACCGATCTCGCCGCCGGCAAGCCGATCGAGGCGTCGAGTTCGGTGTTCAGCTTCGTCGCGTCGAACGCGAACGACGGCAACCTCGGCACCTACTGGGAGTCGAACGGCTTCCCGTCGACCCTCACCGTCAAGCTCGGCGCGAACGCCGACGTCAGCTCGGTCGTGGTCAAGCTCAACCCCGACCCGATCTGGGGTCCGCGCACCCAGAGCATCGAAGTCCTCGGCCGTGAACAGTCCGCGACGACCTTCACCTCCGCGGTCGCCAGAGCCAACTACCAGTTCGACCCGGCGGCCAACAGCAACACCGTCACGATCCCGGTCACCGGCCGGTACGCCGAACTTCGCCTGCAGGTCTTCACCAACACCGGCGCCCCCGGCGGGCAGGTCGCCGAGCTCCAGGTCTTCGGCGCCGCGGCGCCCAATCCCGACCTCGTGGTGACGGCCGTCGACTGGTCGCCCGCGAGCCCGTCCGAATCCACCCCGATCACCCTGTCCGCAACCGTCAAGAACACCGGCTCCGCACCGGCCGCGGCCAGCACCCTCAACTTCCTCCTTGGAGGCACCGTCGCAGGCACCGCGAACGTCGGCGCACTCGCCGCCGGCGCCTCCACCACCGTCACCGCCAACGCCGGAACCCGCGCCCAAGGCAACTACACCGTCGCCGCAGTCGCTGACCCGGCCAACGCGATCGTCGAGCAGAACGACACCAACAACACACTCCAGTCGCCCACCCAGCTGACCGTCGCCCAGGCCCCGGGCCCCGACCTGCAAGTCACCGCCATCACGTCCAACCCCGCCAACCCGGCCCCCGGCGCGCAGGTCTCGTTCACCGTCGCTGTCAACAACCGCGGTACGACGGCAGCAGCGGCCAGCACCACCAGATTGACCGTCGGCAGCACAACCCTCACCGGCGCTACAGGATCGATCGCCGCCGGCGCCACCGCAACCGTCGCAATCAGCGGCACCTGGACGGCCACCAACGGCGGCGCAACCGTCACCGCCACGGCCGACGCCGCCAATACCGTTGACGAGACCAACGAAACCAACAACATCTTGACCAAGTCGGTCGTGGTCGGCCGCGGCGCCGCCGTGCCGTACACGTCGTACGAGGCCGAGGCCGGCGACTACACCGGCACCCTCCTGACCGCCGACGCGAAGCGGACCTTCGGGCACACCAACTTCGCCACCGAGTCGTCCGGCCGCTCGTCGGTCCGGCTGAACTCGAGCGGCCAGTACGTCGAGTTCACCTCGACCGTGCCGACGAACTCGATCGTGGTCCGCAACTCGATCCCGGACTCCGCCGATGGGCAGGGGCTGCAGGCAACGATCAGCCTGTACGTCAACGGGACCTTCAAGCAGAAGCTCAGCCTGAGCAGCCGGCACAGCTGGCTGTACGGCAACACCGACGCACCCGAGGGACTCACGAACACCCCGGGCGGCGACGCGCGCCGGCTGTTCGACGAGTCGCACGCACTGCTCAACCAGTCGTACCCGGCCGGCACCAAGTTCCGGCTGCAGCGCGACGCCGGCGACACCGCGGCGTACTACATCATCGACCTGGTCGACCTGGAGCAGGTCGCGCCGCCGCTGCCCCAGCCGGCCGGGTGTACGTCGATCACGCAGTACGGCGCCGTCCCGAACGACGGGATCGACGACGCGGACGCGATCCAGCGCGCGGTGACCGACGACCAGAACGGCGTGATCAGCTGCGTCTGGATCCCGGAGGGCCAGTGGCGGCAGGAGAAGAAGATCCTCACCGACGACCCGCAGAACCGCGGGCAGTTCAACCAGGTCGGGATCAGCAACGCCACGATCCGCGGCGCGGGGATGTGGTACGCGCAGCTGTACTCGACGATCGAGCCGCAGAACGCCGGCGGGATCAACCACCCGCACGAGGGGAACTTCGGGTTCGACATCGACAAGAACGTCCAGCTGAGCGACATCGCGATCTTCGGGTCGGGCCGGATCCGCGGCGGCGACGGGAACGCCGAGGGCGGGGTCGCGCTGAACGGGCGGTTCGGTACCGGGACGAAGATCAGCAACGTCTGGATCGAGCACGCGAACGTCGGGGCCTGGGTGGGCCGCGACTACGACAACATCCCGGAGCTGTGGGGTCCGGCCGACGGGCTGGAGTTCAGCGGGATGCGGATCCGGGACACGTACGCCGACGGCATCAACTTCGCGAACGGGACGCGGAACTCGAAGGTGTTCAACTCGTCGTTCCGGACCACGGGTGACGACGCGCTGGCGGTGTGGTCGAGCAAGTACGTCAAGGACCAGTCGGTGGACATCGGTCACGACAACGCGTTCACCAACAACACGATCCAGCTGCCGTGGCGGGCGAACGGCGTCGCGATCTACGGCGGGTACGGCAACAGGATCGAGAACAACCTGATCGCCGACACGATGAACTACCCCGGCATCATGCTCGCCACCGACCACGATCCGCTGCCGTTCTCCGGGACGACGACGATCGCCAACAACGCGCTCTACCGGTGCGGCGGGGTGTTCTGGGGTGAGGCGCAGGAGTTCGGCGCGATCACGCTGTTCCCGGCGAACCTGCCGATCCCCGGGGTGACGATCCGCGACACCGAGATCCACGACTCGACGTACGACGGCATCCAGTTCAAGACCGGCGGCGGCGAGATGCCGAACGTCCAGCTCACCAACGTCCGCATCGACAAGTCGAACAACGGCTCCGGCATCCTCGCCATGGGCGGCGCCCGCGGCAGCGCCACCCTGTCCAACGTCACCATCACCAACTCGAGAGACGGCGACATCCTCAAGGAACCCGGCTCGACCTTCACCTTCACCGGCCAGTAG
- a CDS encoding DEAD/DEAH box helicase codes for MDAHVPANPAVLPPAYPDRAAWGTASKLRAWQAEALKLYLDNNPRDFLAVATPGAGKTTFALTVAAELLHRRQIERVTVVTPTEHLKVQWADAADRAGISIDPAFAGRRGKTNKDFQGVAVTYAGVAVNPLAFRVRTERFKTLVILDEVHHGGDALSWGDGVREAFEPAARRLCLTGTPFRSDDNPIPFVTYEEGHDGVARSKADYTYGYGHALRDHVVRPVIFMSYSGEMRWRTKAGDEVAARLGEPLTKDLTAQALRTALDPAGEWMPAVLAAADKRLTEVRRHMPDAGALVISGDQNTARAYAKTLREITGEAPTVVLSDEKAASKKIAKFSEGDSRWMVAVRMVSEGVDVPRLAVGVYATPTSTPLFFAQAVGRFVRARKRGETASVFVPSVTRLLGFAAEMEVERDHVLGRKNSNEDGDIFALEDDLLKQANKNEGASDELEGTFEALGSDASFDRVVFDGGDYGTGGENASDEELDFLGLPGLLEPDQVRELLHKRQQKSLAAQKKSKRSMADDREDPTPTELATHEQIALLRRELNGLVAAWHHRTGQPHGVIHNDLRRKLGGPAAAHASSIQLKERIDLIRDWATQRRA; via the coding sequence GTGGATGCGCACGTGCCGGCCAACCCTGCCGTGCTGCCGCCCGCCTATCCGGACCGGGCCGCCTGGGGTACCGCGAGCAAGCTGCGGGCATGGCAGGCGGAGGCGCTGAAGCTCTATCTCGACAACAACCCGCGCGACTTCCTGGCGGTGGCGACACCGGGCGCCGGTAAGACCACCTTCGCGCTCACCGTAGCCGCCGAGCTGCTGCACCGGCGGCAGATCGAGCGCGTCACCGTGGTCACGCCGACCGAGCACCTCAAGGTGCAGTGGGCCGACGCCGCGGACCGGGCCGGGATCTCGATCGACCCCGCGTTCGCCGGGCGGCGCGGCAAGACCAACAAGGACTTCCAGGGTGTCGCGGTGACGTACGCCGGGGTTGCGGTGAATCCGCTGGCCTTCCGGGTCCGCACCGAGCGGTTCAAGACCCTGGTGATCCTCGACGAGGTACATCACGGCGGCGACGCGCTCAGCTGGGGTGACGGCGTCCGCGAGGCGTTCGAGCCCGCGGCCCGCCGGCTCTGCCTGACCGGTACGCCGTTCCGCAGCGACGACAACCCGATCCCGTTCGTCACGTACGAGGAAGGCCACGACGGGGTCGCCCGGAGCAAGGCCGACTACACCTACGGGTACGGGCACGCGCTGCGCGACCACGTCGTACGCCCGGTGATCTTCATGTCGTACTCCGGCGAGATGCGCTGGCGGACCAAGGCCGGTGACGAGGTCGCGGCGCGACTGGGTGAGCCGCTGACCAAGGACCTGACCGCGCAGGCGCTGCGGACCGCGCTGGACCCGGCCGGCGAGTGGATGCCGGCCGTGCTCGCGGCCGCCGACAAGCGGCTGACCGAGGTACGGCGGCACATGCCGGACGCGGGCGCGCTGGTGATCTCCGGCGACCAGAACACCGCCCGTGCGTACGCGAAGACGCTCCGCGAGATCACCGGTGAGGCGCCGACCGTCGTGCTGTCCGACGAGAAGGCGGCGAGCAAGAAGATCGCGAAGTTCTCCGAGGGCGACTCCCGGTGGATGGTCGCGGTCCGGATGGTGTCCGAGGGGGTCGACGTGCCGCGGCTCGCGGTCGGGGTCTATGCGACGCCGACGTCGACGCCGCTGTTCTTCGCGCAGGCGGTCGGGCGGTTCGTGCGGGCGCGGAAGCGCGGTGAGACCGCGTCGGTGTTCGTACCGTCGGTGACGCGGCTGCTCGGGTTCGCGGCCGAGATGGAGGTTGAGCGCGACCATGTGCTCGGGCGCAAGAACAGCAACGAGGACGGCGACATCTTCGCGCTCGAGGACGACCTGCTGAAGCAGGCGAACAAGAACGAGGGCGCCAGCGACGAGCTCGAGGGGACCTTCGAGGCGCTCGGCTCGGACGCCAGCTTCGACCGCGTGGTCTTCGACGGGGGTGACTACGGGACCGGCGGCGAGAACGCGTCCGACGAGGAGCTGGACTTCCTCGGTCTGCCCGGCCTGCTGGAGCCGGACCAGGTGCGCGAGCTCCTGCACAAACGCCAGCAGAAGTCGCTGGCCGCGCAGAAGAAGTCCAAGCGCTCAATGGCTGACGACCGGGAGGACCCGACGCCGACCGAACTGGCCACTCACGAGCAGATCGCCCTGCTCCGCCGCGAGCTCAACGGCCTGGTCGCCGCCTGGCACCACCGCACCGGCCAGCCCCACGGCGTCATCCACAACGACCTACGCCGCAAACTAGGCGGCCCCGCAGCCGCCCACGCCTCCTCGATCCAGCTAAAAGAACGCATCGACCTGATCCGAGACTGGGCCACCCAACGCCGCGCCTAA
- a CDS encoding Uma2 family endonuclease — MPDDGHRYELIDGILLVSPAPAIRHQIVASNLNDVLKRACPAELLVLFAPVDVVLATDTVLQPDLVVAARDAFAERDLPVAPLLAVEVLSPSTRRVDLMLKWSRLEAAGCAAYWVVDPDTPSLIAWELRDGAYVQVAKVAGDEPARLTSPYDVTVVPADLIS; from the coding sequence ATGCCAGATGACGGCCACCGGTACGAGCTCATCGACGGGATCTTGCTCGTGAGCCCGGCGCCGGCCATTCGGCACCAGATCGTCGCGAGCAACCTGAACGACGTGCTCAAGCGGGCCTGCCCGGCCGAGCTGCTGGTGCTGTTCGCACCGGTGGACGTGGTGCTGGCGACAGACACTGTGCTGCAGCCGGACCTGGTGGTTGCAGCGCGCGACGCGTTCGCCGAGCGGGACCTGCCCGTCGCACCGCTGCTCGCTGTCGAGGTGCTGTCGCCCAGCACCCGTCGCGTCGATCTGATGCTGAAGTGGTCCCGCCTGGAGGCGGCGGGATGTGCTGCGTACTGGGTGGTGGATCCCGACACGCCGAGTCTGATCGCCTGGGAGTTGCGGGACGGGGCATATGTGCAGGTTGCGAAGGTTGCCGGCGACGAGCCAGCGCGACTGACGAGTCCGTACGACGTGACCGTGGTGCCCGCCGATCTGATCTCGTAA
- a CDS encoding DUF3039 domain-containing protein, translating into MSTQLTPGAETVVDERTQTAPAEPGDHERFSHYVPKDKLTEAMVMGTPVVALCGKVWVPSRDPQRFPVCPECKEIWDSLNPGDDEGGDE; encoded by the coding sequence ATGAGCACACAGCTGACCCCCGGCGCGGAGACGGTTGTCGACGAGCGGACCCAGACGGCGCCGGCCGAGCCTGGCGATCACGAGCGGTTCTCGCACTACGTGCCGAAGGACAAGCTGACCGAGGCGATGGTGATGGGCACCCCCGTGGTCGCCCTCTGTGGCAAGGTCTGGGTCCCCAGCCGCGACCCGCAGCGCTTCCCCGTCTGCCCCGAGTGCAAGGAAATCTGGGACTCCCTCAACCCCGGCGACGACGAGGGCGGCGACGAGTAG
- a CDS encoding YqgE/AlgH family protein — MTVSTLTGSLLVATPLLDEPPFRRSVILLLDHDDDGALGVVVNRAADLAVDRVLPDWSSAVDEPGVLFMGGPVGTDSALAVAEVPDAADPPGWRECFGRIGLVDLDIPPQLLEGAITRMRIFAGYAGWSSGQLEGEIAEGAWYVVESEPDDVFGQNPDTLWRRVLRRQNDQMAYVATYPDDPTMN, encoded by the coding sequence ATGACGGTCTCGACCCTGACCGGTTCGCTCCTGGTGGCGACCCCGTTGCTCGACGAGCCGCCCTTCCGCCGGTCGGTGATCCTGCTCCTGGACCACGACGACGACGGCGCACTCGGGGTGGTGGTCAACCGCGCCGCGGACCTCGCCGTCGACCGGGTGCTCCCGGACTGGTCGTCGGCCGTCGACGAGCCCGGCGTCCTGTTCATGGGCGGCCCGGTCGGCACCGACAGCGCCCTGGCGGTCGCCGAGGTCCCCGACGCCGCCGACCCACCGGGCTGGCGCGAGTGCTTCGGCCGGATCGGCCTGGTCGACCTCGACATCCCGCCGCAGCTGCTCGAGGGCGCGATCACCCGGATGCGCATCTTCGCCGGCTACGCAGGCTGGTCCAGCGGCCAACTCGAAGGCGAGATCGCCGAAGGCGCCTGGTACGTCGTCGAATCCGAACCCGACGACGTCTTCGGCCAGAACCCCGACACGTTATGGCGCCGAGTCCTACGCCGCCAGAACGACCAAATGGCCTACGTAGCCACCTACCCCGACGACCCAACAATGAACTGA
- a CDS encoding VanZ family protein → MTSLVAAETGSRVKVWVWRIAFLAAVLLQLYGVYAPREAGPHVGLPQVDKLAHCFLFAAVAFTGWKVGVPVWWLLGALVANAVVSELVQHWVLPQRDGDPFDALADLAGVALGAWLGSRVVRRTP, encoded by the coding sequence GTGACCAGTCTCGTTGCGGCGGAGACAGGCTCGCGGGTGAAGGTCTGGGTCTGGCGGATCGCGTTCCTCGCGGCGGTGCTGTTGCAGCTGTACGGCGTCTACGCACCGCGCGAGGCAGGTCCGCACGTCGGGCTCCCGCAGGTCGACAAGCTCGCGCACTGCTTCCTGTTCGCGGCGGTCGCGTTCACCGGGTGGAAGGTCGGCGTACCCGTGTGGTGGTTGCTCGGGGCACTGGTCGCGAACGCCGTGGTCAGCGAACTCGTGCAGCATTGGGTGCTGCCGCAGCGCGACGGCGACCCGTTCGACGCGCTCGCGGATCTGGCGGGCGTCGCTTTGGGTGCTTGGCTGGGCTCCCGAGTGGTCCGTCGTACGCCATGA
- a CDS encoding NAD-dependent malic enzyme produces the protein MTALPSVSYSITVRLEVPAGGSTVSKLTTAVEQAGGLVTALDVTASGHERLRIDVTCAAADTEHAGRLVEAMRAVRGVEIARVSDRTFLMHLGGKISMEAKHPIRNRDDLSMIYTPGVARVCLAIAENPDDARRLTIKRNSVAVVTDGSAVLGLGNIGPKAALPVMEGKAALFKRFAGIDAWPLCLDTQDPDEIVQIVKAIAPGFAGINLEDISAPRCFEIEARLREELDIPVFHDDQHGTAVVVLAALYNALRVVGKDISNVRVVLSGAGAAGTAILKLLLAAGVKDTCVADIGGVIHPDRDGLSPELRWIAENTNAAKYSGDLKGALAGADVFIGVSAPNILTGADIATMNEDAIVFALANPVPEVDPAEAGEHAAVVATGRSDFPNQINNVLVFPGVFRGLLDAQSSKVSIDMELAAARALAGVVTDEELNAAYIVPSVFHPEVHTMVAHAVRDAAGGKAPAHESFPDDTPAL, from the coding sequence GTGACTGCCTTGCCGAGTGTTTCGTACTCCATCACCGTTCGCCTCGAGGTGCCCGCCGGCGGCTCGACGGTGAGCAAGCTGACGACCGCGGTCGAGCAGGCCGGCGGTCTGGTCACCGCGCTCGACGTGACCGCGTCCGGCCACGAGCGGCTGCGGATCGACGTCACCTGCGCCGCGGCCGACACCGAGCACGCCGGCCGCCTGGTCGAGGCGATGCGCGCCGTCCGCGGTGTCGAGATCGCCCGGGTGTCCGACCGGACGTTCCTGATGCACCTCGGCGGCAAGATCTCGATGGAGGCCAAGCACCCGATCCGCAACCGTGACGACCTGTCGATGATCTACACGCCGGGTGTCGCGCGGGTCTGCCTGGCGATCGCGGAGAACCCGGACGACGCCCGCCGGCTGACGATCAAGCGCAACAGCGTCGCGGTCGTCACCGACGGCTCCGCGGTGCTCGGCCTCGGCAACATCGGCCCGAAGGCCGCGCTGCCGGTGATGGAGGGCAAGGCCGCGCTGTTCAAGCGGTTCGCCGGGATCGACGCCTGGCCGCTGTGCCTGGACACCCAGGACCCGGACGAGATCGTCCAGATCGTGAAGGCGATCGCGCCCGGCTTCGCCGGCATCAACCTGGAGGACATCTCGGCGCCGCGCTGCTTCGAGATCGAGGCCCGGTTGCGCGAGGAGCTCGACATCCCGGTCTTCCACGACGACCAGCACGGTACGGCGGTCGTCGTACTCGCCGCGCTCTACAACGCGCTGCGCGTGGTCGGCAAGGACATCAGCAACGTCCGCGTGGTGCTCTCCGGCGCCGGCGCGGCCGGTACGGCGATCCTCAAGCTGCTGCTCGCGGCCGGGGTCAAGGACACCTGTGTCGCCGACATCGGCGGCGTGATCCACCCGGACCGCGACGGGCTGTCGCCGGAGCTGCGCTGGATCGCGGAGAACACCAACGCGGCCAAGTACAGCGGCGACCTCAAGGGCGCGCTGGCCGGGGCCGACGTGTTCATCGGCGTCTCCGCGCCGAACATCCTGACCGGCGCCGACATCGCCACGATGAACGAGGACGCGATCGTGTTCGCGCTCGCGAACCCGGTGCCCGAGGTCGACCCGGCCGAGGCCGGTGAGCACGCGGCGGTGGTGGCCACCGGGCGCAGCGACTTCCCGAACCAGATCAACAACGTGCTGGTCTTCCCGGGCGTCTTCCGCGGCCTGCTGGACGCGCAGTCGTCGAAGGTGTCGATCGACATGGAGCTGGCCGCCGCCCGGGCGTTGGCCGGCGTGGTGACCGACGAGGAGCTGAACGCGGCGTACATCGTGCCGAGCGTCTTCCACCCGGAGGTGCACACGATGGTCGCGCACGCCGTCCGCGACGCGGCCGGCGGCAAGGCGCCGGCGCACGAGAGCTTCCCGGACGACACCCCCGCGCTGTGA